The genomic stretch CGCGAAGGAAAAGCCCCAGGAGGCGAAGGTCATCGCGGTCGGACCCGGCAAGCTCGACGAAGCGGGCAAGCGCCTCCCCGTCGACGTGAAGGTCGGCGAGAAGGTCCTCATCAGCAAATACGGCGGCACCGAAGTGAAGATCGACGGGGACACCTACCAGATCCTCCGCGAAGACGACATCCTGGCCGTCCTCGCCTAACGCTTTTCAAAACACAACCCACCCACCACTCAAAATACTATGGCAGCCAAACAGCTCCTCTTTGACGAAAAGGCCCGCACGTCGATCCTCCGCGGCGTCGAGCTCCTCGCCCGCGCCGTGAAGGCGACCCTCGGGCCGCGCGGTCGCAACGTCGTGATCGCGAAGAAATTCGGATCGCCCATCATCACCAAGGACGGCGTCACCGTCGCCAAGGAGATCGACCTCGAAGACCCCTACGAGAACATCGGCGCGCAGCTCGTCCGCGAAGTCGCCTCGAAGACCAGCGACATCGCCGGTGACGGCACCACCACGGCGACCGTCCTCGCCGAGGCCATCTACAAGGAAGGCCTGAAGAACGTCGCCGCCGGGTCGAACCCGACGTCGATCAAGCGCGGCATCGACAAGGCCGTCGAGGCCATCGTCGCCGAGCTCTCCCGCATCTCGAAGAAGGTGAAGGACAAGAGCGAGATCCAGCAGGTCGCCACCGTCTCCGCCAACTGGGACACGACGATCGGCGAGATCATCGCCGACGCGCTCGACAAGGTCGGCAAGGACGGCACCGTGACCGTCGAGGAGGCCAAGGGCATCGAGACGACCCTCGAAGTCGTCGAGGGGATGCAGTTCGACAAGGGCTACCTCTCCCCCTACTTCGTCACGAACCAGGACTCCCTGGAAGCCGTGTTCGACGGGGCCTACATCCTCCTTCACGAGAAGAAGATCTCCAGCCTGAAGGACCTCCTTCCCCTCCTCGAGAAGGTCGCCAAGAGCGGCAAGCCTTTCGTCATCGTGGCGGAAGACGTCGAAGGCGAGGCCCTCGCGGCCCTCGTCGTCAACAAGCTCCGCGGCACGCTGCAGGTCGCGGCGGTGAAGGCCCCCGGCTTCGGCGATCGTCGCAAGGCGATCATGGAAGACATCGCCATCCTCACGGGCGGCAAGCTCATCACCGAAGACCTCGGCATCAAGCTCGAGACCGTCGGCCTTGAAGACCTCGGCCGCGCGAAGCGCCTCGTCATCGACAAGGAAAACACCACGATCATCGAAGGCGCCGGCAAGGCCTCCGACATCGCGGGCCGCGTCTCCCAGATCCGCCGCCAGATCGAGGACACCACCAGCGACTACGACAAGGAAAAGCTCCAGGAGCGCCTCGCGAAGCTCGCCGGCGGCGTCGCCGTCATCAACATCGGCGCGGCCACCGAGACCGAGCTGAAGGAAAAGAAGGCCCGCGTCGAAGACGCCCTCCACGCCACCCGCGCGGCGGTCGAGGAAGGGATCGTCCCCGGCGGCGGTGTCGCCCTCATCCGCGCCCAGAAGGCCCTCGACAAGGTCGAGGCGAACGGTGACGAGGCCATCGGCGTCGCCATCATCCGCCGCGCCGTCGAGGCCCCGCTCCGCACGCTCGTCACGAACGGCGGTGGCGAAGGCAACGTGGTCGTGAACGAGGTTCGCAACCGCAAGGGCTCCGAAGGGTACAACGTCGCGACCGGCGAATACGTCGACCTCCTGAAGGCCGGCGTCGTCGACCCGACGAAGGTCACCCGCTCCGCCCTGCAGAACGCGGCCTCGATCGCCGGCCTGCTCCTCACCACGGAAGCCGTCATCACCGACGCCCCCGAGAAGGACAAGCCCGCCGCCCCCGCCCCCCATGGCGGCGGCATGGACTACTAAGCATTAGCTAGTTCCCGCACAGGGCGTCCCGGTTTGCATACCGGGGCGCCCCATGCTAAAGATAAGAAAACCAACCCCCCTCCACATCCCTCCATCCCGATGAGCGAACATTCCTGCGGTTCTGGCTGCGGCTGCGGTCCCAAAATCTCCTCCACTGTGAAACCGAGCGGCGAGAAGACCACCAAATCGGCTCCCTCCATCCAGAACGGCAAAGGCTCCGGCCCCCGCAATATCAGCAAGAAATTCCTCTCGAACTACGAGGGAATCCGCTGGGAATCGGCCGGAAAGAAACGGAAGGAAGGCAGCAAGTTCGTGAAGGTTTACTAAACCGTCACCCTCCCATTTCCCAAACGCCGGATGCGCCCACGCGCTCCGGCGTTTTTTCTTTTCCGCTCCCGACGTTAGGGAAAGATGAGCGGATGAGTTCCTTCGCCACGCTCCTCCAGTCCCGGGTCGATTCGGGCCTTTTCTCCGGTGCCGTCTACCTCGTCGCCGACCGGGAGCGGGTGCTCGAAGTCGTGACGGTCGGCCTCGCCGACATCGCGACCGGCAGGCCGATGGCCGAGGAGACCCTCTTCTGGGTCGCCTCGATGACGAAGCCGGTCACCGGGGCCGCCTTCATGATCCTCGTCGACGAGGGCAAGGTCCAGGTCGACGATCCCGTCTCCCTCTACATCCCCGAGTTCGCCCGTCTCCAGGTCCTCCACGCCGACGGCACCCTCGCCGCCCCGCGCCGCCCGATCCTCGTCCGTGATCTCCTCTGCCACACCAGCGGCCTCCGCTTCCTCAACACGAAGGACAACCACCTCATCGATTCGGTCCCGCTGAAGACCTCGATCGAGCACAACCTCCTCGAGCCGCTGGTGGCCGAGCCGGGGACGACCTACCTCTATTCCAACGAGGGGACCGACACCGCGGGCCGGATCATCGAGATCGTCTCGGGGATACCCTACGAGACCTTCCTCCAGGAACGGCTCTTCACCCCCCTCGGCATGCCCGACACGACGTTCTTCCCCGACGCCGCCCAGCTCGCCCGCCTCGCCAAGACCTACAGCTCCGTCGAGGGCGTCCTGACCGAGAAACCGATCCATTACCTCAGCCACCCCCTCGACCGGCCCGACCGCTATCCCGCCCCCGGCGGCGGCCTCTTCTCGACGGCGCGGGACATGGCCCGCTTCTGCCAGATGCTCGCCAACGGCGGCACCTTCGAGGGAAAGACCTACCTCAGCCCCGAGGCGGTCCGCCAGATGACGGTGAAGCAGACGCCGACCCTCGTGCCGAACGCCTACGGCTTCGCCATCGGCGCGCCGTCGCTCGACGGGAAGGGCTTCGGCCACGGCGGGGCCTATCGCACCGTGATGGGCGTCGATCACGGCCAGGTCCGCGTCTACATGGTCCAGCAGGCCGAGGCCCCGCCCGATCCCGAGATCGGCCCCGCCCTCGATGCCGAGGCGCGCCGCCTCTATCCCGTTTCAGACGGTCCGGCGGCGGCGACCTCCTGGGCTCCCGTGGGGGCGCAGATCGTCGCGCGCCCGTGATGATTTAAGAGAGGCAGGGGGCGGCGCGAGGGTCCGCTTCGCGGCATTGACGATTCCCGTACGACATTTTCCTTCTTGCAGAACCGGCGAATCGTGCGACTCTGACCCGCCGCACTATTCGCCCTGCGCGTCTCCTCGGCCCGTTTCACACGGGCGACGACGCTGGGTATCACAGCGAAATGGAGTGCGGGTTTACCCCACACTGTTCCCATGACCACCCCTCTCGTACCCGTCACCGATGTGACGTTTGCCTCCCTCAAGCTTTGCGAGCCCCTCCAGCAGGCGCTCGCCGAAAAGAACTACATCCACCCCTCGCCGATCCAGGCCGGGGCGATCCCCCACCTCCTCGAAGGCCGCGACCTCGTCGGCATCGCCCAGACCGGGACCGGGAAGACCGCCGCCTTCGCGCTGCCGATCCTCCACCGCCTCGCCGCGAACCCGAAGGTCGCCGGACCGCGCCAGA from Verrucomicrobium sp. GAS474 encodes the following:
- the groL gene encoding chaperonin GroEL (60 kDa chaperone family; promotes refolding of misfolded polypeptides especially under stressful conditions; forms two stacked rings of heptamers to form a barrel-shaped 14mer; ends can be capped by GroES; misfolded proteins enter the barrel where they are refolded when GroES binds) — encoded protein: MAAKQLLFDEKARTSILRGVELLARAVKATLGPRGRNVVIAKKFGSPIITKDGVTVAKEIDLEDPYENIGAQLVREVASKTSDIAGDGTTTATVLAEAIYKEGLKNVAAGSNPTSIKRGIDKAVEAIVAELSRISKKVKDKSEIQQVATVSANWDTTIGEIIADALDKVGKDGTVTVEEAKGIETTLEVVEGMQFDKGYLSPYFVTNQDSLEAVFDGAYILLHEKKISSLKDLLPLLEKVAKSGKPFVIVAEDVEGEALAALVVNKLRGTLQVAAVKAPGFGDRRKAIMEDIAILTGGKLITEDLGIKLETVGLEDLGRAKRLVIDKENTTIIEGAGKASDIAGRVSQIRRQIEDTTSDYDKEKLQERLAKLAGGVAVINIGAATETELKEKKARVEDALHATRAAVEEGIVPGGGVALIRAQKALDKVEANGDEAIGVAIIRRAVEAPLRTLVTNGGGEGNVVVNEVRNRKGSEGYNVATGEYVDLLKAGVVDPTKVTRSALQNAASIAGLLLTTEAVITDAPEKDKPAAPAPHGGGMDY
- a CDS encoding serine hydrolase domain-containing protein; translation: MSSFATLLQSRVDSGLFSGAVYLVADRERVLEVVTVGLADIATGRPMAEETLFWVASMTKPVTGAAFMILVDEGKVQVDDPVSLYIPEFARLQVLHADGTLAAPRRPILVRDLLCHTSGLRFLNTKDNHLIDSVPLKTSIEHNLLEPLVAEPGTTYLYSNEGTDTAGRIIEIVSGIPYETFLQERLFTPLGMPDTTFFPDAAQLARLAKTYSSVEGVLTEKPIHYLSHPLDRPDRYPAPGGGLFSTARDMARFCQMLANGGTFEGKTYLSPEAVRQMTVKQTPTLVPNAYGFAIGAPSLDGKGFGHGGAYRTVMGVDHGQVRVYMVQQAEAPPDPEIGPALDAEARRLYPVSDGPAAATSWAPVGAQIVARP
- the groES gene encoding co-chaperone GroES, giving the protein MAQPSIKPLSDRILVKLVEEGEVRKGGIIIPDSAKEKPQEAKVIAVGPGKLDEAGKRLPVDVKVGEKVLISKYGGTEVKIDGDTYQILREDDILAVLA